The Perognathus longimembris pacificus isolate PPM17 unplaced genomic scaffold, ASM2315922v1 HiC_scaffold_5867, whole genome shotgun sequence genome includes a region encoding these proteins:
- the LOC125345533 gene encoding probable ATP-dependent RNA helicase DDX56, protein MADPESLGFEHMGLDARLLQAVTDLGWSRPTLIQEKAIPLALEGKDLLARARTGSGKTAAYAIPMLQQLLHRKAIGPVVEQAVRGLVLVPTKELARQAQSMIQQLAAYCARDVRVANVSAAEDSASQRAVLMEKPDVVVGTPSRILSHLQQDTLKLRDSLELLVVDEADLLFSFGFEEELKTILCHLPRIYQAFLMSATFNEDVQALKELVLHNPVTLKLQESQLPGPDQLQQFQVVCETEEDKFLLLYALLKLSLIRGKSLLFVNSLERGYRLRLFLEQFSIPSCVLNGELPLRSRFDIILLSNKFCKFLGANS, encoded by the exons ATGGCGGACCCAGAATCCCTGGGCTTTGAGCACATGGGCCTGGATGCCCGGCTTTTGCAG GCGGTCACGGACCTGGGATGGTCGCGACCCACACTGATCCAGGAAAAGGCCATCCCTCTGGCCCTGGAAGGAAAGGACCTTCTGGCCCGGGCCCGCACAGGCTCCGGGAAGACAGCTGCTTACGCGATTCCGATGCTGCAGCAGCTGCTCCACAGGAAGGCG ATAGGTCCCGTCGTGGAACAGGCTGTGAGAGGCCTCGTTCTTGTTCCTACAAAGGAGCTGGCACGGCAAGCCCAATCCATGATTCAGCAGCTAGCTGCCTACTGTGCTCGGGATGTGCGGGTGGCCAATGTCTCAGCTGCAGAAGACTCAGCTTCTCAGAG AGCTGTGCTAATGGAGAAGCCAGATGTTGTGGTGGGAACCCCATCTCGCATATTAAGCCATTTGCAGCAGGACACCTTAAAACTGCGAGACTCCTTGGAGCTGTTGGTAGTTGATGAGGCtgatcttcttttttcctttggctttgaGGAAGAGCTCAAGACTATTCTCTG TCACTTACCCCGGATTTACCAGGCTTTCCTCATGTCAGCTACTTTTAATGAGGATGTACAAGCGCTGAAGGAACTGGTTCTACACAACCCG GTTACCCTCAAGTTACAGGAGTCCCAGCTTCCAGGGCCAGACCAGTTACAACAATTTCAAGTGGTCTGCGAAACTGAAGAAGATAAATTTCTGCTGCTCTATGCCCTGCTCAAGCTGTCGTTGATACGAGGAAAATCCCTGTTATTTGTTAACTCTTTGGAGCGGGGTTATAGGCTTCGCCTATTCTTGGAACAGTTTAGCATCCCCTCCTGCGTGCTCAATGGAGAACTCCCACTGCGCTCCAGGTTTGACATCATATTGCTTAGCAATAAGTTTTGCAAATTCTTGGGTGCCAACAGTTAA